Genomic segment of Candidatus Jordarchaeales archaeon:
ACAATATCGGATGATTGTATTTTCCCCCTGCTAGGTATGGTATTTCAAAACTATTTTCGTTGAAAAGTCTTTCATCCCGAAGCAGTAGACCTCCTGCAGGTATGGGAGCCATTCCCATTTTGTGCGGATCCACAGTCATCGAACAAACTCCTTCATTTCTGAAGTCGTAGCTTGGAACTCTGAAGCCTGCTCTCTCCAAGAAGGGTAAAACAAACCCACCGAACGCTGCGTCGACGTGCAGGTATATTCCCTTGTCCTCAGCTATGTCGGAAAGAGCGTCTATCGGGTCGACTACACCTAGAGCGGTTGTCCCGGCTATGCCAACTAAGGCAAATGTGTCTTTTGTTATTTTATCTTGCACGTCATCGACGTCAACACGGTATTCCTCGTCAAGTCTAGCTTTAATCAGTTTTAAGTCAAGCAAGTCTGCCGCTTTTTCAAAGGACGCGTGAGCTGACTCTGGAACTATAATTGTCCTGCCACTCTTACCCTCTCTTCGTGAAATATTTCTGGCTATTCGAATCGCGGATATATTGGCTTCCGTTCCTCCACTTGTTATTATTCCCGCGGCATCGGGATTTCCTAGAAGCTCTCCTAACATGCCGATAACTTCTTTTTCCAGCTGAAAGGTTGCAGGGAAAAGCCCTGGGTCGCCCAGATTTTTCTCGATGTACTTGAAAAATATTTTCCTTGCTAGCGGATGCGGGGAAGTACACATGCTTCCCAATATTCTTCCGGAACGGTAATTCATATCCGATGCTAATCTTTCCTCTAGTTCTCTTAAAACCTCCTTGGCGCTTATCCCTTTCAGTTCCATCGGCTATCACGCCTTTCTCGCAAACTTCGCTTCTAACGTTTTAACTATCGCGGTAACTGTAAAGTTTATCGGTGTTTTCACTCCATATTTTTCCCCATAAACTACTATCGCACCATTTATGTAGTCTATCTCTGTTCTCTTTCCTTTCTCCAGATCCTGAAGCATGGAGTTTTTGTTCCTAGCAGTCATTCTTGCAATCTTAACTGCTTTTTCGAAAGGTTTCTCCAAGAAGCGAATGCCGTGTTTAGTCGCAACCTCTTCTCCTTCAGAGATTATTTTTTTCATAACTTCTAAAAGAAGCTTGTTTTCAACTATTTCTCCGTTCCTAAGGCCAGTTATAGCCCCAAGGGGATTTATCCCGGCGTTAACGAGCACCTTTCCCCAAACTTCCCTTTCGATGTTGTTTGTAAACGCGGCGTTAAAACCCGCCATTCTAAGGAGCTCAACAACTTTCTCTGCTCCTTCAGGGGGCGGGCCGAATGGTGGCCCTATGAAGCTTTCTCCTCTCCCAGTGTGTCTCACAACTCCCGGCTCTATGAGTTGAGCCCCCTCAGAAGTTATCCCTCGCAAGATGTTTTTCTCCCCTAAAACCTCAGCCGCCTCTTTCTCTGTGCCTAAACCATTTTGCATGCAAACAACTATGCTGTCTTTCCTCATCAAATGTTTAGCATCTGCAGCGGCGTTTTTAGTGTCATAGGCTTTAACGGTCAGAAAAACCACGTCCACTTTACCAACATCTAAAACATTGGTGAATGCTTCAACTTTAACCGTAAATGTTTCCCTTTCTCCCTCTATCCGCAACCCATTGTTTCTTATCGCTTTCACGTGTTTTTCTCGACCAATTAATACTACGTCTACGCCGGACTTTGCCAGCATTCCTCCGAAAAGGCTCCCTATAGCTCCTGCGCCTAGAACGGCGATTTTCAAATCACATCCCCAAAGGGGGAGAAGGGCGTTTCTCTAAAATATTTAACCACTTTGGCCAAAGTTTTAGGCTAGTCTGGATTTTCCAAGTACACTTCCGTAGACTCGGGTATTGTTCCCCCGGACTCCGCTATTGCTGTTAGTCTATCCCTTATTATCTTCAATACTTCCGCCAAAACTTTTCTGTTGTCGTATTCTTTCAGAATTTTTTCCAGTTGCTCTCTTGAGAGCTTTTTAAGTCTTCTTACCTCATTCACCAACAATGGCATGCATCTGACTATATTGTCGACTATTGTTATGTTTGCGTATTGTGCCGTCCTGCTGAGTGGGTTTAAATCTATTGCGATAACTGTTTTCCCCAGTCTTCTAAGTGCTTGCGTTCTGTCGCCATCCTCTATTGGGACCAAAACCACGTCTGCTATTAGTATACCTCTTCTGTCGACCACTCTTCTAACGCTTGATATTTCGGGAATTTCCCCATCAGCGGTTTCACCTACACCCAGAACTTCTTTTGCTCCTGCCTCTTCAAGAACCCTCTTTATAGCGTTAAGCCTTTCCGGGCTCCTGTAAAAAAGGTTTACCTCTATTTTTGCGTTGACTTCTTCAGCAAGTTCTACGACTTCTCTCGGGGAAAGGGCTGCCAGGTTGCCGTTAACGCTTATCACGGGGTATTTTGCTAATAGTAGTGCTGCTGCCGCGGCGCGTATTGCTTCCATGGCTGGGGGTTGTGTTTTCTCACCGAGTAAGTAGTCGAAAGCCTCTCCCCTGCCATGGGCTATTAGGCCTGCTTTAGCTACTATATTGTTTTCCATACCGTGTATGATTTTGTGCCTTATTCTTAGGGATTCGGCTCTGGGGTGTCCTGGGGGTATTTCATCCATGTTCTCCTTTCCCCTTTTTTTAATTTATAGCAGTCTTGCTCCCCTAAAATCAATCTTGCATATTTCAACAAAACCTTTGGGCATACATTCCTTGATTATTTTGTAAGCTTTTTTTGCATATTTACGGGTGGTGACGCAGAAAACGCTTTCTCCGAGCATTATCATGCCGCAGTATTTGAATCCAGCTTTTTCAAGTTCAGAAACGGTTTCTTCCACTTTCTTTGTTGCTAATCCCGAACTTGCTGTGAACTCTTTCGCGAGTAACGCCATTTTCTCTACAGTGGCGTCTTTGAGCAGCTCGTCCACTAACTTTTCTCCCGCTTCATTTATTTTCTCTCTTTTACCCTTATGCGAGATTACACTTTTCGTCTCTATTCCTCCTGTTGAACCACAGACTACGACATAGTTTTCCGGGACCGGTATATTATCCACGACACCGTATCCTGGCGCCCCCTCCTTAACCCTTATTTCGACT
This window contains:
- a CDS encoding 2-dehydropantoate 2-reductase: MKIAVLGAGAIGSLFGGMLAKSGVDVVLIGREKHVKAIRNNGLRIEGERETFTVKVEAFTNVLDVGKVDVVFLTVKAYDTKNAAADAKHLMRKDSIVVCMQNGLGTEKEAAEVLGEKNILRGITSEGAQLIEPGVVRHTGRGESFIGPPFGPPPEGAEKVVELLRMAGFNAAFTNNIEREVWGKVLVNAGINPLGAITGLRNGEIVENKLLLEVMKKIISEGEEVATKHGIRFLEKPFEKAVKIARMTARNKNSMLQDLEKGKRTEIDYINGAIVVYGEKYGVKTPINFTVTAIVKTLEAKFARKA
- the mfnA gene encoding tyrosine decarboxylase MfnA, with translation MELKGISAKEVLRELEERLASDMNYRSGRILGSMCTSPHPLARKIFFKYIEKNLGDPGLFPATFQLEKEVIGMLGELLGNPDAAGIITSGGTEANISAIRIARNISRREGKSGRTIIVPESAHASFEKAADLLDLKLIKARLDEEYRVDVDDVQDKITKDTFALVGIAGTTALGVVDPIDALSDIAEDKGIYLHVDAAFGGFVLPFLERAGFRVPSYDFRNEGVCSMTVDPHKMGMAPIPAGGLLLRDERLFNENSFEIPYLAGGKYNHPILLGTRSGAAVIATWALLKHLGIEGYVKIVTRCMKNTKLLEQGIEEIDGLKIPVKPTMNIVGVLSQVIDVCDLDIELRKRGWALGKFPEFLRVVVMPHVKKRHVLEFLDDLRDVVEKMKKHSS
- a CDS encoding 4-phosphopantoate--beta-alanine ligase, whose product is MDEIPPGHPRAESLRIRHKIIHGMENNIVAKAGLIAHGRGEAFDYLLGEKTQPPAMEAIRAAAAALLLAKYPVISVNGNLAALSPREVVELAEEVNAKIEVNLFYRSPERLNAIKRVLEEAGAKEVLGVGETADGEIPEISSVRRVVDRRGILIADVVLVPIEDGDRTQALRRLGKTVIAIDLNPLSRTAQYANITIVDNIVRCMPLLVNEVRRLKKLSREQLEKILKEYDNRKVLAEVLKIIRDRLTAIAESGGTIPESTEVYLENPD